ataaattacatttttgcaaTTGTAGTCTCTGTTTCCATTTTGTTCAATagaaccccacaacattcaagataaaccttaaataaaaatgtgttaaaaattctataaaaagaaaaaatatgctaGCAGAGTAGCAACTAGCTGAtaagactgaaaaaatgtaaaactgaaagaaaataaagaattgtAAGAAGATTAGTAGTAAAAAGATCTTAGAAGAAtttgacaacaaaaataaatccaataagaACTAAAAAAAGCATGATTTTATGACATGTCAAAAAATCATAACCTAAAtccaaaaaaagcaaacattaatattaatagaCAATCTggatttaaattgtaaaaaaatcatCCCCCCAGCTATTAGTATATACCATTTCATGCCTACATGTGTCATTGCTTTTTTCAAAATAGACTGACTTGCAGCATCCATGATGTTAATCCACTATACATGTGGAGTCCAGATGGACAGTATTCAGATCCATCTCTGAATTTTATGTAATAACATGTAAAAATCACAAAGATTAATGTCATGTGGTATGTTAGAGATTCTATCTGAATTTCAAACTCATATGTACCCCTGAAAATCAGTTTTACTGCACAATTATCCTGGTAGTGAAGGAGGTTCTAAGACATTTTTGGATGAATATAATCAGAATCCACGAACATCTTCTAAAGAACTCAGGCGAATAGCTTCTGATGCCTTCTAGAAAATGGACATCAGGACAATGAATGTTTACAGAAAATACACTACTAGGAAGGTGTTttggatatatatgtgtgtgtgtatgtgtgtgtgtatataaatatatatgtatatgcaaatattacaTATCTTTAAAGAGGGTTACCTGCTgtatctccaattattttgggtGGACGGGCAGTCTCACCAAGGCTCCAGGTATTACTTGATTTTGTTGTGCTTTTTCCAGGATAAATAGTGATTACGGAAGGGTTTTTTGTTGTGGATGACCTAGACCCTTTAATTAGGGCTGGGGTAGTTGTAGTCACTACAGGtgtagttgttgttgttgatctgGTGGACTTTGGAAAGCCTCTGTTTTTGTGTTGTACCTCCTCTGGCCCTGTGCTTGTCACCTCATCCCCAGTTGGTCCCCATTCTATAAATCCAGGCACAGTTGTTGTTCGTCCCTCATAGTTATACTCATAATCTTCCTGTTCATATCCACCAATCTGTCTCCTTGGCCTTTTCAAAAATGTCACTTTAGCAGAGTTTCTTGGCTGAGAAGAAGTCAACATGTTCACATTTTCATTGGAAGAATGTTTAGCCTGACAACCTCTACAAAGAGAAGCTTTAAGTGCCATTCTTTGCTTAATAGTTTTAATGGATGGGTCCTTTAAAGCCTTGTCCCATTGATGTTGATTTAAAATTCCCCATTGTTGTCTTGTCTGTAAGTTCTGATGGTGACTGGGAAGTTTATGTTTGAACAAAGACTTAGAGAAATGTTTGAACCCAGATCCTTGAGTTAGAGGACTACAGAAAGAGAAATCCATGGTAAAGTGAATTATGGTCAGCATAATCCAAATGTGGCATCCAGCAGATGTCCAGTGTCTTGAAGCAGGCATTGAACTACAGGGggaataaaaatacatgtgtaagaaaaaaaacttgtattgaaacaaaaacaaagatatccATGAAAGGATTTGAGCTgtatataaagatttttaaaaacttaaaggaaatttaaattctAAAATATGGACACATTAAAAAACACTTATGTTTGGAGGAGAACAGACTATtacaccttataaacagtactttGAAAATTCATATTCCCCCTCAAAATCCAAAATAATGGCAAGCTGAGATATGAAGGGTCCCAAAATGCTGTCTACTACTACATTCCAGGTAAATTCTTCAATATATCCAAAGATTATGGGTGGGGAGCGCTGTTCTATTTTTGTTTGTATCTACTGCACAATGCACAATGAACTGTGGGGAggataagtttaaatatattGTTGACAGATGGAATCATACTAGTGCGGAACATTTCAGAAACTGGCTGCATGTTCTGTAAGAAGTAAAAAGTTTAGCATGCGTTTGCAGAGTTTGCAGTGATACCCCACGGACAACCAAGAGTTTTATAGGtagtaataatttaattcaaaataagtattttagttttcattttttgtataaagTAGTCAATGAGGTAAGTATGAAAGTTAAACTATGTTTAATCTGAAGTTTGTTTGTGCTAAATGTTAGCTTTACATATGCAAATTAGTGCTTATCCAGTAAGATGCTATTGTTTGTTAAGAACCAGGCTTTTGTTTTCAAGATTTAGCATAAGATTTTTATTAGTGAAATACTGCACATATTAGTTGTTAAAGTGTGTTCGGATTTATTTAGATTTATATTAGCATTATTtcaaatgtaattacatgtaggTCTAGGGAAAATATTAGTGAGATAATGAAGTAAATATAGTTTTCTGAGTAGGTTTATGTTTCTAGTTGTGCCAGAGGGCTGGGGACCCTactcagctgggacgcctggacggTTCACAAGAGggacgatacctcccctgggccacgagagggcagccgcccgggtttgcttgggggccactggaacgGAGCTTAGGGAAGCTCATACctatgggaggacgtggccactgccagggggcacctggacggttatggaaccctggatggaagcacttccgcaacaccaggaagtgctgccggaagaaatcccagggacacccggagtgcttccgggtgctctcctgacacttccaccacaccaggaagtgtcgtcagacggagcacctggagctcatccgggtcattataaaaggggccgccgccCTCCAGTAGacgggccagagttgggaggaaggagatggagcttgtgaggaggggagtggaggtccaagaaaaagaaatgaaaagagagagagtgagaaagaaagaaagaaagaaagaaagaaagaaagaaagaaagaaagaaagaaagaaagaaagaaagaaagaaagaaagaagagtgttGGGACAATGCATTGTGGtgctgtgaagaaaataaaggagtgtgcttttggacactctggtgtctgtctgtctgtgtctgggggctgGCCTCCACACTAGTTAAGAATTATATCCACAGCTTGTGAATCACCATGATTTAAAACAAGGAAGAGAGAGTGtagctttgtgtttattttttgcacatttctttcttttagttcTCACCATCATGAATATTGGGATAATGGTAATGTTTAGGTGAACACCTGAATAAAAAATCAGTTAAATCAAAGAGAGCTTGAGTGAGAACTCAGTGTTCTGCATGAGAAGCAAAAGATGGAAAAAACTCAAGCAGCTGCAATTTATCTAAGTAATTTTCAAAGTAAATCCTCTTGAATGGCAGATTAAACCATAGCTTGTATCAGCAACCCATGGAGAAAGAAATGCATACATCTCCATGCACAAGCCCACACAGAAAGCATAAGACAGAGCGGCAGCAAGTAACTTATAGAGGTGTAGAGACTTAATTGTTAGTGATTGATGGCATGGTAGTCATTAATGATGCATAAAAACAAGAGATACTGAGAATCCAAAGGGTTCACAGATTGACTTAAGATGGCAGAGAACTGCACAAGGAAAGGTTTAAAAGACTTGACGGTTGCCTCAAAGGAATTTATGACAAGTGGAAGGTGCTTGTTAAGCATGCTAGATGATCGCTCACTGAACACTGCTGTGATTTCATGCCTCAAGAAATTGTAACTAAAATTAGTAGTGCCTAAATGGACCTAAAACTTGCATATGAAGATTTTACTCAGATTTACATTCCAGAGAATGATATACACCATAAAGTTGACACTTGTGAAGCAGTTACAAAGATAATAATTGAAACTGCACAGAATTGTTCAGATAGAAGAGAAGGAAGTCAAAATTTCCAAAGAGATCAAGTGCAGTGGAAGGACTCAGACTTTGCATTAATGTCCATAACTTAACATAAGTCAAGCCTGAATCCACAGCACTCAAAGGATTGCATTCAGTCTAAAAGTAACATAAAGATCACTTCAAGTAGTTGATGCTCGTCATCTGCTAACAGACAGGAGGGAGCTGCTCAAGTTGCTTCTAATTAGGCAAGTTTGGAAATAATGCATGAACAGGGATGCCAGTTAGAAGACTTGAAGCTGAAGACTGGAAGAGAATATCAGGGCAATAAGGTGATGCTTTGAAATGACTATTAaaggtagaagaagaagaagaagccaggATACAAGCCAGTCTAGaggctgagaatgcagacagacaaaAAGGCACTAGAAGAAAAGTGCAGAGAAGTAAAACTCCAGGAGGTAATCAAGAAACTACGTGCTGTGAAGGCACAAATGCAAGTGTATGAGCAAACAGAAGACTCAGAGAATGAAATAAGATGGTGCATGACAGTAAAAATATGCAGAAGAAAGAGGAATTTAAACACAGAACACTTCCTTGCTGTCATCTGTGACAATACCACATCAAGAAGACCGCACCACCATCTTTATCAAAGCACTGGCAGAATACATCAATGTAAGTTGTCTCCTTGTACCAGACCCTTCAATTTTCAGAGTCAAGTTTAATGATTGGAAAGTCTACTTTCAGTCTTTGATAGAGAGAAAATATACACAAGCAGCTGAGGATATTTACTATTTACAGAAGTACGTTGATGGGCCAGCTACAGAGGCCATTAAAAGCTACTTTCTGCTGGGTACAGAGTCAGCCCCTCAGTTGGCATGGACCcttctaaatgaaaggtatgaaAATCAATTCCTCATTTCCAAGGCTTTAGAGACATACTGCATGGTCTGAGATAGACCAAAGACAATACAGAATCTGGAGGCTTTGTAGACTTCCTTTGCAGCTGTGAGACTGCTATTCCTCAGATTAAGGGCTTTGTGGTGCTCAATGATTGCAATGAAAACCAAAAAATCCTCATCAAGCTTCCTGATTGGCAAACCTCAAGACAGAATAGGAAGGTTATAGAAATTAAAGAAGAAGCTGGGACATTCCCCAGCTTCAGTCAATTTGTGATGTTTCTCCTAAAAGAGGCCAAGATTTCTTGCAATCCTGTAACATCACTTTATGCTATGAAACCAAGTAAAAGAGAGAAGTTTAAGAGATCAAGAAATCAAGGTCATGTGGCAAAGGTTTTACCATCCAACTATGGTGAGAAAATTGCTGCTACAATCTGTTATTTTTGTGACAGGTTGGGTCATAGTCTCTACAAATGTTGTAAGTTTATGGAGAAGACAACTGCACAGTGAAATAAGTTTATTCAAGAAATGAAGTTGTGGTTCGGCTACTTAAAGTTTAGTCGTCGTTTGAAAGACTGAGAACAACAATGTCTGTGACTTGTGTCAAAAGAAGCATACGGCTAGCTTACATGAAGATTGTGCCAAAGAAGAAAGGTCAGATGAAAGAAAGACATTGCCACCACAGGGTAAAAAGACAAAAGTGTGAAGTGAAGCAACAGTTGCACAAGATACTGGAAACCCACACTCCTCCATTATACCAGTCTGGCTGTCAACTACAAATGAGCCAAACCATGAAGTTCTTGTATCCACTTCGATATACCCAAACTGAAACTACTTTTATCCTTGAAGAGACAGCTGTCAGTGAGAAAAAGAGGGTGTTACTCAGACAGGCAAATCTCTAATAAAGATCAAATTCCCATACCAGAGATTGCAAATGCATGACCTCATCCAGAACACATTTTTGGAGGAATTGCTCCCCAGCAGAGTTGTGATATTAGCCTATTAGTTGATTACAACTGCCCTAAAGCTCTTCTCCCAAGCAACCCAGAAAACAGACCCAGGCTGGAGTGTATTTGGCTATGGTGatccatgtacagtaatccctcgctatatcgcgcttcgcctttcgcggtttcactccatcgcggattttatatgtaagcatatttaaatatatatcgctgattttttgctggttcgcggatttttgcggacaatgggtcttttaatttctggtacatgcttcctcagttggtttgcccagttgatttcatacaagggacgctattggtggatggctgagaagctacccaacttacttttctctctctctcttgcgctgactctctctgatcctgacatagggggtgtgagcaggggggctgttcgcacacctagactatacggacgctcgtctaaaaatgctgaaagattatcttcacgttgctaccttctgtgtgcagctgcttcgtgaagcgacatgctgcaaggtgcttcgcatacttaaaagctcaaagggcacgtattgatttttctctgtctctctctctctctctctccctgctcctgacggagggggtgtgagctgccgccttcaacagctttgtgctgcggtgcttcgcatacttaaaagccaaacagccctattgatttgtttgcttcactcctttgaagaggaagatatgtttgcattcttttaattgtgagacggaactgtcatctctgtcttgtcatggagcacagtttaaacttttgaaaaagagacaaatgtttgtttgcattgtttgaataacgttcctgtctctctacaacctcctgtgtttctgcgcaaatctgtgacccaagcatgacaatataaaaataaccatataaacatatggtttctacttcgcggattttcttatttcgcgggtggctctggaacgcaacccccgcgatggaggagggattactgtattgactaTGGTGATACCATTGGGgtaaatcaccaggggcctcatgtataacggcgtgcagAGAATacatactaaaacatggcgtatgggcaaaatgtgcgtacgcacaaaaaaatccatattcataaatctgtgcgtacgccaacgtccacattcttccactgcaTAAATCCAAGTCAGGGTAAAATATAACGCACATGTACGCACCTCCTGccacaccctgactcctcccagaattacacctctttgaatatgcaaatcaatataaatagccccttgtgttcagcgttctgtgaaaagacaatggcaaaagcatggggaaaattgaagaatttcagcaaataccaagtggaggcaaggaaaaacgtactatttgttggttttaatcagtggtataaacagcaaaaggaagatgatcaagtgatacagagtggcagagacacttgaaagttcaagttcagaaagttgcacagtaccgtgaaaaggcgaatcgtagcccaccttttgagtgtcatatggaagcatattagggtacagagaaaaaaaataggggcacagtagaaaaaaaaggttgaaatgataactttaatctcaaaatttccactttaatcacatagtttattttgtcattaaagtagaatgtcataaacttcatgttaaaatcttttaatatactagtttctcaaatccattcataactaaagtagcacgttaaatgcttcgttttgtatgtgttcttctttgtactctgtgtgtgaatcactacatgcttcttaaacgggctttctcttacgccaacaggacacagaatacattaaatttgtgatacTACAGCtctctaaacaatttaaatactgagatgtatacttgatattatttttatgatgaaatgaattaaagcatgtattaaacataggggcacagtagtgcagtggtaacaatgagctggcgccccgtccagagattgttcctgcctcccgcaagatgcttgctgcaccgtgcgcgacCCTCGATGAaaaaatttattgcagcagtactgtctctttcaaacgtactaacgtccaattcctgttcttcctttattttctcaacgtaaccaattgccacaaaTTAAACTCTGTAAtgaatgtcaagccatctgtaagctaagAAAGCCGATTctgcaaaacttttaaggaacactgaaatatctttgtagtaaatatttatttattccatccatctatccatccagggtcgcgccagtcccagcaagcattcagcgtgaggcaggaacaatccacgaATGGAGCGCCTGCTCATCACTACCTCTTTGCCACCGTGtctacacgtttaattattaacagtatacattatttaaatgaagtcagccagtcagtcatattccaacctgctatatcctaacacagggtcacgggggactgctggaaccaatcccagccagcacagggcacaaggcaggaacaaatcccgggcaaggcaccagcccaccgcagtatttaaatgaagttaaaaatttatctgtataatgtaatatacatactttactgtatttcaacttaaaaatgatatcaagagctccaacaAGATaatgcttggaaatctaaattgacttagaaggcAGTCGTCATCATGTGTAAATACGCACttttttctattgaattgaactgaattggatgcctttattgttattgcatggcacaatgagattcaatatgcaaatcctccataaaaacatttttctataaaatgataaaataacagtaataatactgtcacactttccttgtacatatcctgtacaactcttacgtacttctctgccactgccgacttcctcatacaataccacagctccactcgaggcaccctgttctatgctttctccaggtccacaaagacgcaatgcaactccttctggccttctctaaacatctccattaacatcctcagagcaaacgttgcatctgtggtgctctttcttgggatgaaaccacaCTGTTGCTCAcaattcttaacctagcttccactactctttcccataacttcatgctgtggctcatcaattttattctcctgtagttactgcagtcctacacatcccccttattcttaaatattggcaccagtacacttcttctccactcctcaggcatactctcacttttcaagattccattaaacaatctggttaaaaactccactgccatctctcctaaacacctccatgcttccataggtatgtcatctggaccaacggcctttccatttttcatcctcttcatagctgtccttacttcctccttgctaatccgttgtacttcctgattcactatctccacatcatctaacctcttctctctcttgttctcctcattcatcagtctctcaaagtactctttccacctgctcaacacactctcctcgcttgtcagtatgtttccatctttatcctttatcaccctaacctgctgcacatctttcccagctcgtttcctctgtctagccaatcatacaggtccttttctacctccttagtgtccaacctctcatacaactcatcatacgccttttctttagccttcgccacctctctcttcaccttgagcTTTATCTCCTtttacttttgtctactttctgcatctctctgactatctcacttcttctttgtcatcctcttcctttgtatactctcctgtatttcctcattccaccaccaggtttccttttc
This region of Erpetoichthys calabaricus chromosome 8, fErpCal1.3, whole genome shotgun sequence genomic DNA includes:
- the ajap1 gene encoding adherens junction-associated protein 1, translating into MWIKQLVQLSSMPASRHWTSAGCHIWIMLTIIHFTMDFSFCSPLTQGSGFKHFSKSLFKHKLPSHHQNLQTRQQWGILNQHQWDKALKDPSIKTIKQRMALKASLCRGCQAKHSSNENVNMLTSSQPRNSAKVTFLKRPRRQIGGYEQEDYEYNYEGRTTTVPGFIEWGPTGDEVTSTGPEEVQHKNRGFPKSTRSTTTTTPVVTTTTPALIKGSRSSTTKNPSVITIYPGKSTTKSSNTWSLGETARPPKIIGDTAGLAVHQIITITVSLIMVIAALITTLVLKNCCAQTANGRHNGHQRKINQQEESCQNLTDFTPARVPSNMDIFTAYNESLQCSHECVRTPVPVYTDEMLQQTPMYKTAFNGNRPSPTERQLIPVAFVSEKWFEISC